The genomic DNA GTTAATTGCCGCCACAGTCATCCCAATGGCAACTTACTACTGGTATCAGTCGATGGGTTCTTAATCCTGAACGTACTCTTTATCGGTAATTAAAGCAATCTCAGCCCGGACAAATTCTCGCCCCAGATAGGCGGCGTGATCCAGAAGCGTAACTGGAGTGGGCTGAGTTTCCTCAAAAATTTTGACGCAAATTTCCTTTGCGGTTCTGCCCGTATACAAGGTGGTGTTAGTGCGTTCCACCTTCCCCCGTGCGGGAATGACTTTGCCGGTTTCCGGGTCAACGGCTAAACCGCGATCGTCAATGACATTGGTGTAATGCTTGGCACAAATTAGTCCAGCATCCCGATCCAAGTAGATGATGAAATATCCGCCCGGATCGAGCTGGATATCGCGCTTAGAAAGATTGTCATCAATTGCAGCAAGAGATTCAGCAGTTTTATTCATTTGCACTCAAAAATTTGGTCGATGCCTTAAGAATTAATTGTTATTCACTTTCGAGCAGTTAAACCAGTCTATTTCTAGTTTAGAATCCGTTCCAAGAAACTTACTCAAACCTACTCAAAGTAGACTTGAAGTTCCCTTCCTGCTTCGCAGAATCCTTAACGGCAATGCCATCAAGTTGATGTGACTCTCCACAGGC from Aerosakkonema funiforme FACHB-1375 includes the following:
- a CDS encoding DUF4346 domain-containing protein, which codes for MNKTAESLAAIDDNLSKRDIQLDPGGYFIIYLDRDAGLICAKHYTNVIDDRGLAVDPETGKVIPARGKVERTNTTLYTGRTAKEICVKIFEETQPTPVTLLDHAAYLGREFVRAEIALITDKEYVQD